The genomic interval TTCAACTTCATAACGCTCAAGTACAGGATTTGAAAGAACGTCTTCACAGATTTTACTTAATTTTTCTCTGGCATCTAATTCATTGCTGCCATTGACTGAAAGTGTAAAAAACTTTCCTACCTGAACTTCTGCGTTTTCTTCCAGTCCTGTTCTTCTTAAAACAGTATCAACAGCTG from bacterium carries:
- the purS gene encoding phosphoribosylformylglycinamidine synthase subunit PurS, with the translated sequence MKKYKADVIVTLKKGVRDPQGTAVDTVLRRTGLEENAEVQVGKFFTLSVNGSNELDAREKLSKICEDVLSNPVLERYEVERFLEV